A portion of the Cellulophaga algicola DSM 14237 genome contains these proteins:
- a CDS encoding Gfo/Idh/MocA family protein: MKIDLKMGNVKWGIIGLGSIAHQFCEDLALVADAEIYAVASRDSTKAEEFRRAHKAVKAYGNYDALLKDPNVAIIYVATPHNFHAALSIAALEHGKHVLCEKPIALNYSQASQMIQASKKAQKFFMEAFWTRFNPTFKEVLSKVQNGAIGTVNYVNAEFAFPMQIPKGSRMTDLNLGGGSLLDMGVYPLFLSYMIFGKPKKILASSSFFETGADQQTAVILQYDHAQAVHHSSFMSATPMTPTISGTEGYITIDAIWHEAQGYSITRNDQEEKFQLPTLGKGFTYEIEECHSCIQNNKIESSIWSHENSLELIAIVDEVRVQTGLKFPVAGGI; encoded by the coding sequence TTGAAAATAGATTTGAAGATGGGGAATGTTAAATGGGGAATTATAGGATTAGGAAGTATTGCACATCAATTTTGTGAGGACTTAGCGTTGGTAGCAGATGCTGAAATTTATGCAGTTGCATCACGGGATAGTACAAAAGCCGAAGAGTTTCGGCGTGCACATAAGGCGGTAAAGGCTTATGGAAATTATGATGCGCTCCTCAAGGATCCTAATGTAGCTATCATATATGTAGCTACGCCTCATAATTTTCATGCAGCATTGAGCATTGCAGCTTTAGAACACGGCAAGCATGTATTGTGTGAAAAACCTATCGCCTTAAATTATAGTCAAGCTTCACAAATGATTCAGGCTTCAAAAAAAGCGCAGAAATTTTTTATGGAAGCTTTTTGGACCCGTTTTAATCCTACGTTTAAAGAAGTGCTTTCTAAGGTGCAAAATGGCGCTATCGGAACGGTAAACTATGTGAATGCAGAGTTTGCTTTTCCGATGCAAATACCTAAAGGGAGTAGAATGACCGATTTGAATTTAGGAGGAGGGTCATTACTAGATATGGGAGTATATCCTCTTTTTCTATCCTATATGATTTTTGGTAAACCTAAAAAAATATTGGCATCTTCTAGCTTTTTTGAAACAGGAGCAGATCAGCAGACCGCCGTTATTTTACAGTATGATCATGCACAAGCTGTGCATCATAGTAGTTTTATGTCTGCTACTCCAATGACGCCTACCATTAGTGGTACAGAAGGTTATATTACTATTGATGCTATTTGGCATGAAGCGCAGGGGTATAGCATTACTAGAAATGATCAAGAAGAAAAATTTCAGCTACCAACCTTGGGCAAAGGCTTTACCTATGAAATAGAAGAGTGCCATTCTTGTATTCAAAATAATAAAATAGAGAGTAGCATATGGTCTCATGAAAACAGTTTAGAATTAATCGCCATTGTAGATGAAGTACGAGTGCAAACAGGATTGAAGTTTCCTGTTGCAGGGGGAATTTAA
- a CDS encoding transketolase family protein, whose amino-acid sequence MKKYTYTEKKDTRSGFGAGLAELGRTNPNVVALCADLIGSLKMEKFIEENPERFFQIGIAEANMMGIAAGLTIGGKIPFTGTFANFSTGRVYDQIRQSIAYSGKNVKICASHAGLTLGEDGATHQILEDIGLMKMLPGMTVINTCDYNQTKAATIAIADYDGPVYLRFGRPVVPVFMPEGTFEIGKAIQLTEGTDVTIVATGHLVWEALQAAEALEEQGYSAEVINIHTIKPLDDAAILKSVKKTGCVVTAEEHNILGGLGESVARLLTTQLPTPQEFVGTKDTFGESGTPAQLMEKYGLNDKAIIAAVLKVIKRKG is encoded by the coding sequence ATGAAAAAATATACATACACAGAAAAAAAAGATACCCGAAGCGGTTTTGGAGCAGGCCTAGCAGAATTAGGAAGAACCAACCCTAATGTGGTTGCACTTTGTGCAGATTTGATAGGTTCTCTAAAAATGGAAAAATTCATAGAAGAGAATCCAGAACGTTTTTTTCAAATAGGAATTGCAGAGGCCAATATGATGGGGATTGCTGCAGGATTAACCATAGGCGGTAAAATCCCGTTTACAGGAACTTTTGCTAATTTTTCTACGGGTAGGGTTTATGATCAGATTAGACAATCTATTGCATATTCTGGGAAAAACGTAAAAATCTGCGCTTCCCATGCAGGGTTAACTTTAGGAGAAGATGGTGCCACGCATCAAATTCTAGAAGATATAGGTCTAATGAAAATGTTACCGGGAATGACGGTAATTAATACCTGTGATTACAACCAAACAAAAGCAGCAACTATAGCCATAGCTGATTATGATGGTCCAGTTTATTTGAGATTTGGAAGGCCTGTAGTGCCTGTTTTTATGCCAGAAGGCACCTTTGAAATAGGAAAGGCCATACAATTAACAGAAGGTACAGATGTGACTATTGTAGCTACAGGGCATTTAGTTTGGGAAGCGCTACAAGCAGCAGAAGCCTTAGAAGAACAAGGATATAGTGCTGAGGTGATCAACATCCACACTATAAAACCTTTAGATGATGCCGCAATACTAAAATCAGTTAAGAAAACAGGTTGCGTTGTGACAGCGGAAGAGCATAATATACTAGGCGGATTAGGAGAAAGTGTAGCCCGCTTATTAACCACACAACTGCCAACGCCACAAGAATTTGTAGGGACTAAGGATACGTTCGGAGAATCGGGTACGCCAGCGCAATTAATGGAGAAATATGGTTTAAATGATAAAGCCATTATAGCAGCAGTACTTAAAGTAATAAAGCGCAAAGGCTAA
- a CDS encoding transketolase, with product MEIEQLEQQVSQTRRDILRMVHKVSSGHPGGSLGCTEFLVALYNEVMDLKEPFTMNGVGEDLFFLSNGHISPVFYSVLAHRGYFPVAELATFRLLNTRLQGHPTTHEGLPGVRIASGSLGQGLSVALGAAQAKKLNKDTKLVYTLHGDGELQEGQNWEAILYASGKKVDNLIATIDLNGQQIDGATEQVMPMGSIKAKFEAFGWDVLDIPEGNDLKAVLAGLKEAKSRTGKGKPVCVLLHTVMGNGVDFMMHTHAWHGKAPNDEQLAKGLAQNPETIGDY from the coding sequence ATGGAAATAGAACAATTAGAACAACAGGTTTCTCAAACTAGGAGAGATATTTTAAGAATGGTACATAAAGTAAGTTCAGGACATCCTGGAGGTTCTTTGGGGTGTACCGAATTTTTAGTCGCATTATATAATGAAGTGATGGACTTAAAAGAACCTTTTACCATGAATGGTGTAGGGGAAGACCTCTTCTTTTTATCTAATGGACATATCTCTCCTGTTTTTTATAGCGTATTGGCACACAGAGGATATTTTCCGGTAGCAGAGTTAGCTACGTTTCGCTTATTAAATACACGCCTGCAAGGGCATCCAACCACGCATGAAGGTTTGCCAGGAGTGCGTATTGCTTCAGGATCTTTAGGTCAAGGCTTGTCTGTAGCACTTGGGGCTGCACAAGCGAAAAAGTTAAATAAGGACACTAAATTGGTATACACCTTACATGGTGATGGCGAATTACAAGAGGGCCAGAATTGGGAAGCAATTCTTTATGCCTCCGGAAAAAAGGTTGATAATTTAATTGCAACGATTGATTTAAATGGGCAGCAGATAGATGGTGCTACAGAGCAAGTGATGCCTATGGGTAGCATTAAGGCAAAGTTTGAAGCTTTTGGTTGGGATGTTTTAGATATTCCAGAAGGCAATGATTTAAAAGCTGTTCTAGCAGGATTAAAAGAGGCAAAATCTAGAACAGGAAAAGGAAAACCTGTATGTGTGCTCCTTCATACGGTTATGGGGAACGGCGTAGATTTTATGATGCATACGCATGCTTGGCATGGCAAAGCACCTAATGATGAACAGTTAGCAAAGGGCTTAGCACAGAATCCAGAAACTATAGGCGATTATTAA
- the fsa gene encoding fructose-6-phosphate aldolase, translating into MKFFIDTANLEQIKEAQALGVLDGVTTNPSLMAKEGITGKANILKHYKDICALVEGDVSAEVIATDYATMISEGEELAALHPQIVVKLPMIKDGIKACKYFSDKGIRTNVTLVFSAGQALLAAKAGATYVSPFLGRLDDISTDGMHLISEIRLIYDNYNFSTQILSASVRNTMHVINCAKIGSDVMTGPLSAISGLLKHPLTDSGLAQFLADYQKGN; encoded by the coding sequence ATGAAATTTTTTATTGATACAGCAAATTTAGAACAGATTAAGGAAGCTCAAGCTTTAGGCGTATTAGATGGTGTAACCACTAACCCTTCTTTAATGGCAAAAGAAGGAATTACAGGGAAAGCAAACATCTTAAAACATTATAAAGACATATGTGCTTTGGTAGAAGGCGATGTAAGTGCAGAAGTAATTGCAACAGATTATGCAACCATGATTTCTGAAGGAGAGGAATTAGCCGCATTGCACCCACAAATTGTGGTTAAATTACCTATGATTAAAGATGGTATTAAAGCGTGTAAGTATTTTTCAGACAAAGGTATTAGAACTAATGTAACCTTAGTATTTTCTGCTGGGCAAGCTTTGTTAGCTGCAAAAGCAGGAGCTACCTATGTGTCTCCTTTTTTAGGAAGGTTAGATGATATTTCTACCGATGGGATGCATCTTATTTCAGAGATTAGACTTATTTATGATAACTACAATTTTAGTACGCAAATACTTTCTGCTTCTGTTCGTAATACAATGCATGTTATTAATTGTGCTAAAATAGGATCTGATGTAATGACCGGACCATTATCCGCAATTTCAGGATTACTAAAACACCCACTTACCGATAGTGGATTAGCACAGTTTCTAGCAGATTACCAAAAAGGAAATTAA
- a CDS encoding endo-1,4-beta-xylanase, with product MLRIAPLFLMFLTFFSCKTEKKEVENQTKEQTPISLKNAFADDFYVGAAINSSHINKTDTLGLNLVTKEYNTITPENIMKWMYLHPAKDTFFFDEADAYVNLGLENDMHIVGHTLVWHSQIADWMNTIKDSTEMATIIKHHVKTIVSRYKGKIDSWDVVNEALNEDGSFRTSLLYNVMGDSYLEIAFTEAAKADPEASLVYNDYNLWKPEKREGVVRLVKKLQAKGVKIDGIGMQGHYSIPGPTLKDIEDSIEAFAALGVKVMFTELDITALPNPWELDGAAVEQDYSTYEGDITMNPYADGMNDSINKALSVRYKDLFSLFLKHKEAISRVTFWGVTDRETWLNDWPINGRTNYPLLFDRAYQPKDAYHEIIALKQNN from the coding sequence ATGCTAAGAATTGCGCCCTTATTTTTAATGTTCCTTACCTTTTTTAGTTGTAAAACGGAGAAAAAAGAAGTAGAAAACCAAACGAAAGAACAAACACCCATCAGCCTAAAAAATGCTTTTGCTGATGATTTCTATGTGGGAGCGGCCATTAATAGTAGTCACATAAATAAGACCGATACACTTGGTCTTAACCTTGTTACCAAAGAGTACAATACTATTACCCCTGAGAATATTATGAAATGGATGTATCTACATCCTGCAAAAGACACCTTCTTTTTTGACGAAGCAGATGCTTACGTAAATCTTGGACTAGAAAACGATATGCATATTGTTGGTCATACCCTAGTATGGCATAGCCAAATTGCAGATTGGATGAATACCATAAAAGATAGCACGGAAATGGCAACTATTATAAAGCATCATGTGAAAACAATTGTCTCTCGCTATAAAGGCAAAATAGATTCTTGGGATGTGGTAAATGAAGCTTTAAATGAAGATGGTAGTTTTAGAACATCACTATTGTACAATGTAATGGGCGATAGCTATTTAGAAATTGCATTTACGGAAGCTGCGAAAGCAGATCCTGAAGCTTCTTTGGTGTACAATGATTACAACTTATGGAAACCTGAAAAAAGAGAAGGCGTTGTACGTTTAGTAAAAAAATTACAAGCTAAAGGTGTTAAGATTGATGGCATTGGAATGCAGGGCCATTATTCTATTCCTGGGCCTACTCTTAAAGATATAGAAGATAGTATTGAAGCTTTTGCTGCATTAGGGGTGAAGGTCATGTTTACAGAGCTAGATATTACTGCGCTCCCTAACCCTTGGGAATTAGACGGAGCGGCCGTAGAACAAGACTATTCTACATATGAAGGTGATATTACGATGAATCCTTATGCTGATGGAATGAATGATTCTATAAATAAGGCACTCTCTGTTAGATACAAAGATTTATTCTCCCTCTTTTTAAAACATAAGGAAGCTATAAGTAGAGTTACTTTTTGGGGCGTAACAGATCGTGAAACTTGGTTAAATGACTGGCCAATAAACGGGCGAACAAATTATCCGCTTTTATTTGATAGAGCCTACCAACCTAAGGATGCATACCACGAAATTATTGCGCTAAAACAAAATAACTAA
- a CDS encoding MFS transporter: MSSNSQKLSTLEKIGYALGDLSANLIFQTLMTFLAYFYTDIYKIPTGTASAIIFFVGLFAAIIFNPIIGALADRTKSRWGKFRPWILFTAVPFGIISILTFSTPDFSDQGKVIYAFITYTLLLLFYAANNLPYSALSGVITGNMAERNSISSYRFIAVMAAQFMIQVLLYPVVNYVGEGNQAIGMEKVMTYLAIIGTVLLLITFFTTKERIVPKEENQSSIKEDVSDLVKNKPWLIMLVLTTLVFISLALKGGMYIYYFENYVSEPDLINFFESIGISNLDDAPGYGFSVFNAGGIIFMIIGILFSKKLADTYGKRDVFGVALFIATLFIVVFYFYPPDAIILMFSTQILHGFFYGVTIPLLWAMIADVADYSEWKNNRRATAIIFSAMLVGLKLGLTFGGSFVTLLLGHFNYDAALELQDIETINGIKISMSVYASIPFFLGIILLKFYPINKKMELIIEEDLKQRRISTTE, encoded by the coding sequence ATGAGTTCAAACTCGCAAAAACTTAGCACCTTAGAAAAAATAGGGTATGCACTGGGAGACCTTTCTGCCAATCTTATTTTTCAAACCTTAATGACTTTCCTTGCTTATTTCTATACGGATATTTATAAAATCCCGACAGGAACAGCAAGCGCCATTATATTTTTCGTTGGCTTATTTGCTGCTATTATTTTCAATCCGATTATAGGAGCTTTGGCTGATAGGACAAAATCTAGATGGGGTAAATTTAGACCTTGGATTTTATTTACTGCCGTTCCTTTCGGAATTATCTCAATCCTTACCTTCAGTACGCCCGATTTTAGTGATCAAGGAAAAGTTATTTATGCCTTTATTACCTATACTTTACTCTTGCTGTTTTATGCTGCAAACAACTTGCCTTACTCTGCTTTAAGCGGGGTAATTACAGGAAACATGGCAGAACGTAATAGTATTTCATCCTACCGATTTATTGCTGTAATGGCAGCGCAATTTATGATTCAAGTGTTGTTATATCCTGTAGTAAATTATGTTGGCGAAGGTAACCAAGCTATAGGAATGGAAAAAGTAATGACCTACCTAGCTATTATAGGTACTGTACTATTACTAATTACTTTTTTTACTACTAAAGAGCGTATTGTTCCTAAAGAGGAAAACCAGTCTAGTATAAAAGAAGATGTAAGCGATTTAGTTAAAAACAAGCCTTGGTTGATCATGCTCGTTTTAACTACCCTAGTTTTTATCTCCTTGGCTTTAAAAGGCGGAATGTATATCTATTATTTTGAAAACTATGTAAGTGAACCTGATCTTATAAATTTCTTTGAAAGTATTGGAATATCAAACCTAGATGATGCCCCAGGATACGGGTTTAGTGTATTTAATGCTGGTGGAATCATCTTTATGATTATAGGAATTCTATTCTCTAAAAAATTAGCCGATACCTATGGTAAACGTGATGTATTTGGAGTAGCATTATTTATAGCCACATTATTTATCGTTGTGTTCTATTTCTATCCTCCTGATGCCATCATTCTTATGTTTTCTACACAGATATTACATGGCTTCTTTTACGGTGTTACTATACCTTTATTATGGGCTATGATTGCAGATGTTGCCGATTATTCTGAATGGAAAAATAACAGAAGGGCAACCGCAATTATATTTTCTGCAATGCTCGTAGGCTTAAAATTAGGACTCACCTTTGGGGGTTCTTTTGTAACGCTACTCTTAGGTCATTTTAATTATGACGCTGCACTAGAATTACAAGATATAGAAACCATAAACGGAATTAAAATCTCTATGAGTGTCTATGCTTCCATACCATTTTTCTTAGGGATTATCCTCCTGAAGTTCTATCCTATTAATAAAAAGATGGAGCTTATTATTGAAGAAGATTTAAAACAACGAAGAATTAGTACAACAGAATAA
- a CDS encoding glycoside hydrolase family 43 protein codes for MPEESIENINFDALNAKAISQPLVDHMYTADPSAHVFNGKIYIYPSHDIDAGEAFDDLGSHFAMEDYHVISMDSITSEAIDHGVALHVNDVPWAKEQMWAPDANEKDGSYYLFFPAKAHDGIFRIGVAISNSPTGPFTAQPEAIKDSFSIDPAVFKDDDGSYYMYFGGLWGGQLQRWRTGQFNAEQPDSPTAFLPEDHEPALLPYVAKMTDDLLEFSEKPKEIELLDENGNLLLAGDNDRRFFEAAWLHKYNGKYYFSYSTGDTHFICYAMGDTPYGPFTYAGRILNPVVGWTSHHSICEVENKWYLFYHDASLSKGVTHLRSVKVAEITYREDGSIETLDPYRD; via the coding sequence ATGCCAGAAGAATCTATTGAAAACATTAATTTTGATGCATTAAATGCCAAAGCAATTTCTCAACCCTTAGTAGACCATATGTATACTGCAGACCCGTCTGCACACGTATTCAATGGTAAAATTTATATTTATCCCTCTCATGATATTGATGCAGGCGAAGCATTTGACGATTTAGGTAGTCATTTTGCTATGGAAGATTACCATGTGATTTCTATGGATTCTATAACTAGTGAAGCAATAGATCATGGTGTTGCTTTGCACGTAAATGATGTACCTTGGGCTAAAGAGCAAATGTGGGCTCCAGATGCGAATGAAAAAGACGGGAGCTATTATTTATTCTTCCCTGCTAAAGCACATGATGGTATTTTTAGAATTGGAGTAGCCATAAGTAATTCTCCTACGGGACCTTTTACAGCACAACCAGAAGCTATTAAAGATAGTTTTTCTATTGACCCTGCCGTTTTTAAAGATGACGATGGTAGCTATTATATGTATTTCGGAGGTCTATGGGGCGGACAATTACAACGCTGGAGAACTGGACAATTTAATGCAGAACAACCCGATAGCCCTACCGCTTTTCTTCCTGAAGACCATGAACCGGCACTACTCCCTTATGTCGCCAAAATGACAGATGATCTATTGGAGTTTTCAGAAAAACCTAAAGAAATAGAGCTTTTAGATGAAAATGGAAACTTACTATTAGCTGGCGATAATGATCGACGCTTTTTTGAGGCTGCCTGGTTGCATAAATACAATGGAAAATATTATTTCTCTTACTCTACAGGCGATACCCATTTTATATGTTATGCTATGGGTGATACTCCATACGGCCCTTTTACCTACGCAGGTAGAATATTGAATCCTGTAGTAGGGTGGACATCTCACCATTCTATTTGTGAAGTAGAGAATAAATGGTATTTGTTCTACCATGACGCTAGTTTATCTAAAGGAGTTACCCATTTAAGATCTGTAAAAGTGGCAGAAATAACATATCGAGAAGATGGTAGCATAGAAACTTTAGACCCTTATCGCGATTAG
- a CDS encoding endo-1,4-beta-xylanase: MIKITKFLVATFLLLVAVSCSNKDSGEDQEPIIPINKIQASFDFEVSETDGNLVYLNNTTVGSGEYTSVWDFGKGGATVNDASGKEEVRYDALGEYTVTLTVTNTAGSTSASKNILVDEGGICPNGVCSSGSGTLKDAATDFSVGMITRASYINGGGQHTALLKQEFNNLSSEYEMKMNIMYPSEDTYDFSAGDVIVAFAQENDMNVHGHALIWHNATPSWVEDFTGTDAEFEAMVEDYITTTMNHFKGKVRSWDVVNEAIADDNGNALRGSIFKDRMGDDYVRKCFQFARNADPDALLFYNDYNFASSASKRAAIFNLIDGLGDLIDGAGAQMHISYNGPAASEIQAVVNGTVSRNLLMHFSELDIRTNPEKDEAVMELSSARGAQQQAKFKEVVQIYNAIPIDNKFALTVWGLRDNESWLLEFHGVPDWPLLFDENYDKKLGYIGFLEGLN; the protein is encoded by the coding sequence ATGATTAAAATAACTAAATTTTTAGTAGCTACATTTTTACTTCTCGTGGCAGTATCTTGTAGTAATAAGGATTCTGGAGAGGACCAAGAGCCAATAATTCCAATTAATAAAATACAAGCTAGTTTTGATTTTGAAGTCTCAGAAACAGACGGGAATCTTGTTTATTTGAATAATACCACTGTAGGTTCAGGAGAATATACAAGTGTGTGGGACTTTGGAAAAGGAGGTGCAACTGTAAATGATGCTTCAGGTAAAGAAGAAGTTCGTTATGATGCACTAGGAGAGTATACGGTAACACTTACTGTAACCAATACAGCTGGAAGTACATCTGCCAGTAAAAATATTCTAGTAGATGAAGGTGGTATTTGTCCTAACGGAGTGTGTAGTTCAGGCTCAGGTACTTTAAAAGATGCAGCAACCGATTTTTCTGTAGGGATGATTACAAGAGCGAGTTACATTAATGGAGGTGGGCAACATACCGCGCTATTAAAGCAAGAATTTAATAACCTTTCTTCTGAATATGAAATGAAGATGAATATAATGTACCCATCAGAAGATACGTATGATTTTTCTGCAGGAGATGTTATCGTTGCTTTTGCTCAAGAAAACGATATGAATGTACATGGTCATGCATTAATTTGGCATAATGCTACTCCTAGTTGGGTAGAAGATTTTACGGGTACAGATGCAGAATTTGAGGCTATGGTAGAGGATTATATTACAACCACAATGAATCATTTTAAAGGTAAAGTACGTTCTTGGGATGTGGTAAACGAAGCAATTGCAGATGATAATGGAAATGCTTTAAGAGGTTCTATTTTTAAAGATAGAATGGGTGATGATTATGTGAGAAAATGTTTTCAATTTGCTAGAAATGCAGATCCAGACGCCTTGCTTTTTTATAACGATTATAATTTTGCTTCGAGTGCTTCAAAAAGGGCTGCAATCTTTAATCTTATAGATGGCTTAGGAGATTTAATTGATGGTGCTGGTGCACAAATGCACATTTCATACAATGGTCCTGCTGCATCAGAGATCCAAGCAGTGGTAAATGGTACCGTGTCTAGAAACTTATTGATGCATTTCTCAGAACTTGATATACGCACTAATCCAGAAAAAGATGAAGCTGTTATGGAATTGTCTAGCGCTAGAGGAGCACAGCAACAAGCAAAATTTAAAGAAGTAGTGCAAATTTATAACGCTATTCCTATTGACAATAAATTTGCCCTAACGGTATGGGGATTAAGAGATAATGAATCGTGGTTATTAGAGTTTCATGGTGTTCCAGATTGGCCACTATTATTTGATGAAAATTATGATAAGAAATTAGGGTACATAGGATTCTTAGAAGGTTTAAATTAA